In Wenyingzhuangia fucanilytica, the following are encoded in one genomic region:
- a CDS encoding B12-binding domain-containing radical SAM protein, which produces MPVNTLLITPPFTQLNTAYPATAYIKGFLDSKGVKTTQMDLSIELFTAIFTSDFIDAIFKQADLLKNYDFPLVWKQKQEYIDKVDMVMNYLRVQEVTAAYQINHKDFLPHGHRRIKLEKDLSTEFGMLGILDKAKHIATLFVEELGDFINANVDEFFSFTRYAESISRAASSFDTIDEFLQYETTLIEDEMLYILDQHLQENRYDLICLTVPFPGNLFSALRCAQFIKQEYPQIQIAMGGGYPNTELRRLSDPRIFEYIDFISLDDGESPLLRITEYITGKIGVEELERTYILQNDKVVYANKLPNTIFHHKNLPAPSYVGLPHNKYLSFLDVMNPMHRMWSDGRWNKLTISHGCYWKQCSFCDVTLDYIGNYENTTADDLVNKIEKIIAETGVTGFHFVDEAAPPKMLRALANKLLERKVFITWWTNIRFEKTFTKELCALLSKSGCIAVTGGLEVASDRLLAKMKKGVDIGQVARVTKAFSDENIMVHTYLMYGFPTETAQETIDSLEVVRQLFMHNCIQSGFWHQFACTAHSPVGKNPDAFGIKVIGPKFKGFAENDLYHEDPSGAEHHLYSQGLNIALNNYLNHKGFEIPLSQYFDFKVPKTIHPKNLIENFLKE; this is translated from the coding sequence ATGCCAGTAAACACACTTTTAATTACACCTCCTTTTACTCAGCTAAATACAGCCTATCCTGCCACGGCTTATATCAAAGGATTTTTAGATAGTAAAGGAGTTAAAACCACTCAAATGGATTTAAGTATTGAGTTGTTTACTGCTATTTTTACAAGTGATTTTATTGATGCAATTTTTAAACAAGCCGATTTACTTAAGAACTACGATTTTCCTTTGGTTTGGAAACAAAAACAGGAATATATTGATAAAGTAGACATGGTGATGAATTACTTGCGTGTGCAAGAAGTTACTGCTGCATATCAAATCAATCACAAAGATTTTTTACCACACGGACATAGACGTATCAAGCTAGAAAAAGATTTAAGTACCGAGTTTGGAATGTTAGGAATTTTAGACAAAGCCAAACATATTGCTACCTTGTTTGTTGAGGAATTGGGTGATTTTATCAATGCCAATGTTGATGAGTTTTTCTCTTTTACGCGTTATGCAGAAAGTATTTCTAGAGCAGCCTCTAGTTTTGATACGATTGATGAATTTTTACAATACGAAACCACACTGATTGAAGATGAAATGTTATATATCTTAGATCAGCATTTACAAGAAAATAGATACGATTTAATTTGTTTAACCGTTCCTTTTCCAGGGAATTTATTTTCTGCTTTGCGATGTGCTCAGTTCATCAAACAAGAATATCCACAAATTCAAATTGCCATGGGTGGAGGATATCCAAATACGGAACTAAGACGTTTGTCTGATCCTCGTATTTTTGAATATATCGATTTTATTTCTTTAGATGATGGAGAAAGTCCATTGTTAAGAATTACGGAATATATTACAGGTAAAATAGGAGTAGAGGAGCTAGAACGTACTTATATTTTACAGAATGATAAAGTGGTCTATGCCAATAAATTGCCCAATACCATTTTCCATCATAAAAACTTACCAGCACCAAGTTATGTAGGATTGCCACACAATAAATATTTATCTTTTTTAGATGTAATGAATCCTATGCACCGTATGTGGTCCGATGGAAGATGGAATAAATTAACCATTTCTCACGGATGTTATTGGAAACAATGCTCTTTTTGTGATGTTACTTTGGACTATATCGGAAATTACGAAAACACTACTGCTGATGATTTGGTGAATAAAATCGAAAAAATAATTGCCGAAACAGGAGTTACTGGTTTTCATTTTGTTGATGAAGCTGCTCCTCCAAAAATGCTACGTGCTTTGGCAAATAAATTATTAGAGCGTAAAGTATTTATTACTTGGTGGACAAACATTCGATTTGAAAAAACATTCACCAAAGAGTTATGTGCTTTGTTATCAAAATCAGGATGTATTGCCGTAACAGGTGGTTTAGAAGTGGCTTCGGATAGGCTATTAGCCAAAATGAAAAAAGGAGTAGATATTGGGCAAGTAGCTAGAGTAACCAAAGCTTTTTCTGATGAAAATATTATGGTTCACACATATTTAATGTACGGATTTCCAACCGAAACCGCTCAAGAAACTATAGATTCTTTAGAGGTGGTTCGTCAACTATTTATGCACAATTGTATTCAATCCGGATTTTGGCATCAATTTGCTTGTACGGCTCATAGTCCCGTAGGAAAAAATCCCGATGCTTTCGGAATCAAAGTGATTGGACCCAAATTTAAAGGTTTTGCCGAAAATGATTTGTATCACGAAGATCCATCAGGAGCAGAACATCATTTATACAGTCAAGGATTAAATATTGCACTAAACAATTACTTAAATCACAAAGGATTTGAGATTCCTCTATCTCAATATTTTGATTTTAAAGTGCCTAAAACCATACATCCTAAAAATTTAATTGAGAACTTTTTAAAGGAATAA
- a CDS encoding tyrosine-type recombinase/integrase — protein sequence MKKITLKPMVYRNKEIIILEFEHDHKLIYDLKSSDYRIKWDDYLNNWYVIKDGFDLNSFYDDFNHLVLLDYSLLRKEQKKSVVNISSKKDSIKNRLNDEQKNQLNAFYKFLKGKRFSESTLKTYTHLVAEFVIHQKEIKPFTIRDIEVYVENVLEPSKASISTHRQFISAMKHYITFTKMPLEIDFNALAPRKSKLLPNVLSNEEVIELIRVTKNLKHRICIALIYSSGLRIGELINLKLRDFDLQRQLIKIQSGKGRKDRYVPIANVIMPLLHNYLTTYNPKIYLIEGVEEGTPYSTESIRKFLKKSCALAGVIKRVTPHTLRHSYATHLLENGTDIRYIQELLGHSRPETTMVYTHVRSQDLQKITNPLDLFVKQIEQQQKSSIFSQKQTLKGTDNP from the coding sequence ATGAAAAAGATTACATTAAAACCTATGGTTTATAGAAATAAAGAAATTATTATTCTTGAATTTGAACATGATCATAAACTAATTTACGACTTAAAATCTTCTGATTATAGAATTAAATGGGATGATTATTTAAATAATTGGTATGTTATAAAAGATGGCTTTGATTTAAATTCTTTTTATGATGATTTTAATCATCTGGTTTTACTTGATTATAGTTTACTTAGAAAAGAGCAAAAGAAATCTGTTGTTAATATTTCTTCTAAAAAAGATTCTATTAAAAATAGGTTAAATGATGAGCAAAAAAATCAATTAAACGCTTTTTATAAGTTTTTAAAAGGGAAACGATTTAGCGAAAGTACCCTTAAAACTTATACTCATTTGGTGGCGGAATTTGTGATTCATCAAAAAGAAATTAAACCTTTTACCATACGAGATATTGAAGTTTATGTTGAAAATGTTTTGGAGCCCTCTAAAGCATCTATTAGCACTCACAGACAATTTATTAGTGCCATGAAACATTATATAACTTTTACCAAAATGCCTTTAGAAATTGATTTTAATGCTCTAGCTCCTAGAAAAAGTAAATTGTTACCTAATGTTTTATCGAATGAAGAAGTGATAGAATTGATTAGAGTTACCAAAAATTTAAAACACCGAATTTGTATTGCTTTGATATACTCCTCTGGATTGAGAATTGGAGAATTAATCAATTTAAAATTACGCGATTTTGATTTACAAAGACAGCTTATAAAAATACAAAGCGGAAAAGGTAGAAAAGACAGATATGTACCTATTGCAAATGTAATTATGCCTTTATTGCACAATTATTTAACCACTTATAATCCTAAAATATATTTAATTGAAGGAGTTGAAGAAGGAACGCCCTACTCTACAGAATCTATCAGAAAATTTCTTAAAAAAAGTTGTGCATTGGCTGGTGTTATAAAAAGAGTAACACCCCATACGCTAAGACATAGTTATGCCACTCACCTATTAGAAAACGGAACAGATATAAGGTATATTCAGGAACTTTTGGGGCATTCTAGACCAGAAACGACGATGGTTTATACACATGTTAGAAGTCAGGATTTACAAAAAATAACCAATCCATTAGATTTATTTGTAAAACAAATTGAACAACAACAAAAAAGTAGTATTTTTAGCCAAAAACAAACACTAAAAGGTACGGATAACCCGTAG
- a CDS encoding DUF6161 domain-containing protein: MKLSEFRTKLSQTANTHWFNEVTFNINYNHLDLNYDFKGLGNLYSYIIKQISGWEKKSNKLPTELSKSLEYFKFVQTRLITFINTFASEEKANSLDANFRSTSQQILNRSKEIFPFEAPETNFLINIHEEHPNYFKGAYTYLIGNLNENISIKQNFNGYLLAYEFSLKDTTKITERRNKEKSSLSRLRNEFENSIPELNNQLVEHLKESTEKYKEFGENLELFKADKEKTYSDWFINTKGDFENFNNESSNRLKELEDTYKEKLKLEEPAKYWSERAIKLKKQGWIALAVVVVLVLIVVYSLGQILWSAPEQIYESFFNGDRSAAIRWSIVYITLISFMAFSIKAITKVMFSSFHLARDCEERHTLTYFYLSLLKDSTVEKEDKKLIMQALFSRAETGLLKDDSSPTMPNDIIGRVLK, from the coding sequence ATGAAATTATCTGAATTTAGAACTAAATTATCTCAAACAGCAAATACCCATTGGTTTAACGAGGTGACTTTTAATATTAATTATAATCACTTAGATTTAAACTATGACTTTAAGGGGTTAGGGAACTTATATAGTTATATCATCAAACAAATTTCAGGATGGGAAAAAAAATCAAATAAATTACCTACTGAACTATCAAAATCCCTAGAATATTTTAAATTCGTTCAAACACGATTAATAACATTTATTAACACATTTGCTAGCGAAGAAAAGGCTAATAGTCTTGATGCTAATTTCAGATCTACAAGTCAACAAATTCTAAATAGATCAAAAGAAATTTTTCCTTTTGAAGCACCTGAAACAAATTTTTTAATAAATATTCATGAAGAACATCCTAATTATTTTAAAGGAGCATATACTTATTTAATAGGTAACCTTAATGAAAACATTAGTATTAAACAAAATTTTAATGGCTATCTATTAGCTTATGAGTTTTCCTTAAAAGACACAACTAAAATTACTGAAAGAAGAAACAAAGAAAAATCTTCTTTGTCTAGACTTAGAAATGAATTTGAAAATAGTATCCCTGAACTTAATAATCAATTAGTTGAGCATCTAAAAGAAAGTACGGAAAAATATAAAGAATTCGGTGAAAACTTAGAATTATTCAAAGCAGATAAAGAAAAAACATACTCAGACTGGTTTATAAACACAAAGGGAGACTTTGAAAATTTTAATAACGAATCTTCAAATCGCTTAAAAGAATTAGAAGATACATATAAGGAAAAATTAAAACTCGAAGAACCTGCTAAATATTGGTCTGAAAGAGCTATTAAATTAAAAAAACAAGGTTGGATAGCATTAGCTGTTGTTGTGGTTTTAGTTTTAATTGTTGTTTATTCTCTTGGACAAATTCTATGGTCAGCTCCAGAACAAATTTATGAATCATTTTTTAATGGAGACAGAAGTGCTGCTATTAGGTGGTCAATAGTATATATAACTTTAATTTCATTTATGGCTTTTTCCATAAAAGCAATAACAAAAGTAATGTTTAGTTCATTTCACTTAGCTAGAGATTGTGAAGAAAGACATACATTGACATATTTTTATTTATCCTTATTAAAAGATTCAACCGTTGAGAAAGAAGATAAAAAATTAATAATGCAAGCTTTATTTAGTCGTGCCGAAACTGGATTATTAAAAGATGATTCATCGCCTACAATGCCTAATGATATTATTGGAAGAGTTTTAAAATAA
- a CDS encoding Fic family protein: MKPPYDITPKILKLITSISEKIGEINATFLDKPSPTLRKQNKIKTIHSSLKIEGNTLTEEQITSLLENKRVIGPKKDVLEVLNAIEIYENIEKYNPLSEKSFLKAHNVLMSELIEKPGEYRKQGVGIVKGSKVEHLAPPHENVPFLMKDLFEYLKTDEIELIKSCVFHYEMEFIHPFLDGNGRMGRLWQTLILIEKYPVFEYIPFETLISKNQEEYYKVLALCDKTGKSTFFIEYMLSIIDSSLNELLNYNNRNFNTEQRLEYFKTLEFEEFSRKDYMDTFKDISSSTASRDLKKGIELGILIKIGELNKTRYKITVPNNS, from the coding sequence ATGAAACCACCTTACGATATTACTCCTAAAATTTTAAAATTAATCACTTCTATATCTGAAAAAATAGGAGAAATAAATGCAACTTTTCTAGACAAACCCTCTCCTACTCTTAGAAAACAGAATAAAATTAAAACGATTCATTCTTCTTTGAAAATAGAAGGTAATACACTTACAGAAGAACAAATAACTTCACTACTTGAAAATAAAAGAGTAATTGGACCTAAAAAAGATGTTTTAGAGGTCCTAAATGCCATTGAGATTTATGAAAATATCGAGAAATATAATCCTCTTTCTGAAAAATCGTTTTTAAAGGCTCACAACGTTTTAATGAGTGAATTAATAGAAAAGCCAGGTGAGTATAGAAAACAAGGTGTAGGAATCGTAAAAGGCTCAAAAGTAGAACACCTTGCTCCTCCTCATGAAAATGTTCCTTTCTTAATGAAAGATTTATTTGAATATTTAAAAACAGACGAAATAGAATTAATTAAAAGTTGTGTGTTTCATTATGAGATGGAGTTTATACATCCATTTTTAGACGGTAACGGGAGAATGGGAAGATTATGGCAAACTTTAATTCTAATTGAAAAATATCCAGTTTTTGAATACATACCATTTGAAACATTAATAAGTAAAAATCAAGAAGAATATTATAAAGTACTCGCTTTATGTGACAAAACAGGAAAATCAACTTTCTTCATTGAATATATGCTTTCAATAATTGATAGTTCTTTAAATGAGTTATTAAATTATAACAACAGAAATTTTAATACAGAACAAAGACTTGAATATTTTAAAACTTTAGAATTTGAAGAATTTTCAAGAAAAGATTATATGGATACATTCAAAGACATATCTTCTTCAACAGCAAGTAGAGATCTAAAAAAAGGAATTGAATTAGGAATTTTAATTAAAATAGGAGAATTAAATAAAACCCGATACAAAATTACTGTGCCCAACAACAGCTAA